Sequence from the Phragmites australis chromosome 11, lpPhrAust1.1, whole genome shotgun sequence genome:
CAGTTTAGGCATCAACATAAAGGCGAGGGTTAGATGCTGGTTAATGGGTAGGGGGTTATAACAAAACTAATTAAGCAGCATATATGAAGGCAAACATTTCAAACAATTGTTCAAAGAGGTAATTACATACGTCAAAGTGCCCCCAGATAAGTTGTTCGGGCATGCTTGTGAAAGTGCGATGACATGAGAACtgtgtgtctgtatgataggcTTGAGCTCCTGGCTATTACCCTTCATGATAAGAAGACAGAAAAATGCATAACCATAAGATATAGTAGTAATATAGTTAAAACTTAAAAGGAGCAAAAGAAAAAGGTGATTTTTAGTTTGGGACTAATGCAGGGAAAAAATAGCTCAGTGAGAGCCCACTGACACATCATATTATCAAATATAGCATAGGAGTGACAGAAGATTGACGCTGTGATTGCAAGGATGACGAGTTGGATTCATGGCTTTCTGCAAACTTCTCCCACTTTGCCTAGCCAGACTCTTTATAGAAGTTTGTCATAATTTTAGTTGTGCCCCGTGTGGTACAGCTAGAACTGTGTTTGACTCCTGCGACGAGTTGGTATCCCCAGCACTTTTAAGTACTGGCAACAAACCTTATACACCTTCAATAAAGGCAGATAGAAGACTTgatctgaaaaaatatatagcatAAAAACTGTACATGCCTACACAGCTACTTGAATCTTGACACACCAAGTTACGTAAACATGCATGGCTCTAAAAGTTTACCAATTTCACCCTAAAAAAAAACCTCTTGCAAGTGGGccataaaaaaacaaatgcGCAGCAAGATTCACCAATCCTCCATTATGAATATAAGGAGAAAGTTGCAAGCAGTTACATTATATACTACTACCAACAAATCAAGTCAACAAAAGATCTAGCAAAATAAGAGAAAACAAGAACCTGTCTGCGTCTGGAATGCACTTGTTGCATGAGTagtataattttttcaaaatgtGCCTTAAGATTCTCTTCCTCGAATGGTCCTTGAAGTCGCTCGAATAATTGCCTTGCACTACCCTGATGGACATATGAATACCAATGTTCAGAGACTAAAAGTCTGCAAATGTGCATTCTCCAAATAAGTCTCCCCTATTGCAATGGTGATTAATGAAACAACACTCAATTAAAAAGGAAAGAACAGCAAGGGTTAAATGGAAGAGTCAACATCACATTTGTGTGAGTtgcaccccacatacatgccaTGCAGTAAAAGATACCCACAAAACAAGGTAGTGGGAGAGCATGCCTTTGGAATGCCTGGCAATGAGCTATGATAATGCTGAGATGAACCAGAGTCTTCTGCACTGTCAGCACCATCACCAGAACTTCTATCCATGAGAGCCTTGTGGCGCTCCTTGCATTCTTTAGGTTGCCTATGCACAGACTGCATACATAAAAAACAAAGCAAGCTCAAATTCAGTTCGGGAAAAAAGACAAACAGTGATCCAGATTATTATGACAAAATTAATACCACAGGAAAACAATGGAGAAGTACGGAAAAAATAGCGAACAGGGCCCATAAAACAGAACCAAACATAATAAGAATGCTATATATTGGActacaacaaaaaatatatagaacCCAGGCATTGGAAATAAATCAAAGTTTCACACTGCAAGTCTAAAAGATATGATAACATATTATATAGCAAAAGATTTTATCAGACATAAAAATTACCTTGAACTGCACAATGCTATTAATTGCATCGCAGACTAGCTCCCAGTTTTGACCCATATCATGAACAAGGACAACAAGAGCCTGAAATATTCAAGATATTTAAGTCATTACCACAAATCATAGTCGAGAACAAATATATCACTTCAAGCACAGAGGAACCTGATCCTCGAAGCTTGACCATCCACCACTAGAAGCCATCTGACGCAAGCAGAAAACATTTAAGAAAACTAAGCAAATTATGGGAACGAAAATCTTACTTGTGCAGCATATGATTGTAATGTAGAGAAATGATAATACCTTTAGTGCTTTGCATTTTCTCCCACGATCCCTATTAGCAATTATCTTTATAAATCTAGCAGGATTTGCCATGTTGCTCATCTGTGATGGAACAGGAGAAGCTTCATTTGAAATATCTATCCCTTGCTTCATCATTTTAAGCTTCTTAGAAGCATGTTGACCACCAATTGCAACTACAGATAAAATCAATACATAAGatgttatgaactatttatGTAAACAAAGCTGTGTGAGCACTCTATATAAACAAAGAGGATGAAACTACCACTGCTTCCGTTTGAATCATATTGCTGGATCTCAGATCTCTTCTTCAAATAATCCTTCtgaaataaatatttaataaaaatatcagGGATAAAACTAAACTGAATTTACAGAACAATCAATGTGAACAAATGCAAAGGggtgttttttttggggggggggggggggggacctggTCATATTTGGTAATCAAATCAACGTGCAGTCTCTGATCATACATACGACCCTGAAACTTTAAGAGAATAACTTCAGTTTGAGAAATAATGCAAACAGAAATCGTGGGGACGAGGAACCTTCAGGAATTTACCTTTACAGCAGCTAGCACACAGGAACTGGCTGCATTTTGAGCAGTCTTGTATCCCGGtttcttgagttttttcttcttgttggcTTTAGTGCACACTTCGCCAGCATCATAAGGCAATTGTCTGTCAAAATCAACTGTGGATTCAAAATCCGAGTTTCTCCATGGCAAGGACCCTCCATGCAATGAACTTTGATCGTCTTGGTAGGAGTTTGTGTCTCCACTTGAAACATCTGTCTTACTTGTGACTTCGGGTGGTCCACTAGCACCGGCATGAAATGGGCTTACAACTCGTTGCCTAGCAGCTGTACGAATGCGCTTTGCAGGAATTGTAAGGAAAGAAGTAGGTCTTTTGCCATTCGATAACAATGGTCGGTTCCCTGATTTGCTTTCCAAGCATGATCCATAAGGCACATTGGTACCTATTTCATAGGGTCTTGCACTGCTAATCCTCTGATGcattatatttttcttcttgtgaCTCATTTTTGATAAGAAACCACTATCATATGCTTCAGCCGATAAATAAGTGCATGTATCGCCGTCATCCTCCTCATATATATTCTCCTGAGGGAAATCTGAACAAAATGTAAAGGCGTTAGCAAGAGCCTGAAGTGCATAACAGTATGATAACAACATTTTTAAGGTACTGAAAAATTTACCTGCAGCAGAATCACACACAGATGCCTCATAGTCATCCTTGAGTTCAGCGTTACCAATTTTCTGAAATTAGTAACTTTGGTAAATATGTTTCACAAAAGAAAATGCCAAAGTGGTGAATATGAAAAGTAAAAAAAGTAAAGCAGTGCTCCAATGTTGTTGAAGGTACTAACTAAAAAGTAAAGCAAAGCCCCAACGCTTATGAAGGCACTGGCTAAAACTAAAAAGTAAAGATGACCAGAAATCCTCCTCTCGGCATTCATGTCGTACAAACGATGCCTAGAAAAGCACGGAATAGgataagaaaacaaaaaaaatgcagcAGCTCAGGATTATTTTTTATACAACAGCAGACACAACTAAAGACCTCTAATTAACTAAAGTGAGCTAAACTGCCTAAAGTCCTTTACTAATTGCTTACACATAAGGAAAAAACTTTAAGGAAGAAACAAAACTATGATCAGTAGATCTTGGGAAGTGTCCATAAAGCTTCTCTTCACCTTATGATACTCGAAAAGAGATTCCACAGACTCCCTGTATGCCAGCATTGCCCCAGATGGTACAGTATAGAAGAGACTTTCCTgaaaattaaaagaagaatcaGAAAATAACACTGTAGCTAGTATTCATGCATGCTCTCAGCTGCCGAAACAGAGTAACTGTTCCTATGAGTGTTTATCAGGGCACTTAGAATGAGTTGTCTTGCAAAAAATAGAAGTAATGAAAGAAATCAACCATAAAAATACACATTGTTTCGATGACTTACTTCTGCAAGTTGATCAGACACTTTCAAGATGCCAAAGTCATTCAGCCTATCAGGAGTAGGTGGTGCTTCAGCCAACACAAGAGAACCAGCTGCTCTACTGTTATATTCAAGAAATCGAACTGCATAATCCTGAATCTTTGACTGCTGAGGCTGCTTGGACTCTTTCGCTTCCAGTGACTCGTTGCCCTACACAGATACAATAGAGACCATAACACATCAAAAGCTACAAAAAAAGTGCGTACCAGTTAAACTGCTAAAGCATGGTTTTGGAAGGGTTAGATAGTTCGTGAAGAGTATTTTACTCAATTCTCTATTTTCTAATGACGCCTAACAGTCTCAGTGCCAAAACCCTTCAATACATTGGCACTAAAAAATTGATCATAAATGATGGCATGAACGCAAATGCAGTACGACCCACATGAAAAGGTTATGTGAGACTAGTTTCACACTTTCACTTACATGTTCTTGTTCAGCTTTGATTCCAGAAGGCTTTGTCTCCTCCAGCATAGTTGAATTCTGTTCTTGCATTATTTTGACAGTCCTGTCGGCAGTTTGTAAAGCCTCAGCTGAACGCCAGAAACTTATGATACCCTTTGCAAGGCTTTTCATAATAGTTTTCTGCTTTCTCTGAATGCTTGCTTCTTCAAATTTGGCCCGACCATCAGAGGTGATCCAATGGCTCACTTGAGCTGCAGCCACACTTTTCCAAAGACGCTCCTATTAAACAGAAACAACCAAATTACGAAGCATCCACGTACATATTATAAAAAAGACTGCACATTAGCCAAGGGTAGTAATCAGATTAATGTATGTAACATCTCATGCGAGCATGAGGAAGAAACATGGAGATAACTTGAGCAAGTACCTGCACGAAATCATTCGCCATCCAAGTCATCTCCTCAAGGACAAAACCCCAGTGAccctttctcctcttctctaAAGAAATATTACATAGAGATCGTTCACCAGCTCTCTTAACATTTGCCTGAGCAAAattatttttccttcatttcAGAAACAAGATTATACCCGAGAAGGAGAAACATATATAAACAAACCATACCTCTATAACACGAGCATTTCTAAGAATAGAATCTTCATATGCCTTCTTTGCCATCTTGTTCAGGTTCTCCCCAGATTTTTTAATCCCACTCTCCACGTTAGAATCATCATTTTTCAATGAAGGCATAGCATCAGGCAAATGATTAGGAAAATCAGCGCATACAGCAATAGGACGGGCGGAGTTAGAACCCCCAAGACAAACGTTTTTCCCATCTGAAGCTGGGCTTTCCTCAATGTTCATATTGCGGCCAGAAGACAGGCACCCTGTATCCTCTTGTGCACAAACTTCCATTTCATCTTTCACATGAACAATATTACTGGCTTCAGGTTGTACAGGATTGGAATTCTCCTTCACAGAAGTAGCCCTGCTAAAAGCTTCAGATTGGCCACTTTCCTTGAGAACCTTGTTAGAATGCGCACTACTGTGCAGGTCTTCATGAGACTTCCCATCAATCTTCGTTGCAACCAGATTAATGTTCCCATCTGCATGATCATAAACAATATTTATGGTGCTTTCAAAAGGTAGGTCCACTGCATTTTTTTGTATATTAGAAGCTTCTACAGCACAGACAGGAACTATACTCCTGTTATCCAGTTCACCTACATGGATATGGGCCATATGTCTATCCAAGTGAACATCGTCAGCCTTCTCATCACCAGCACATGACTCTCTTTCATCATGTGTGGATGCACTAGAATAACATGGCCTTATAACAACTTTTGAATTGGCATCAGGGGTTTCTGCAGATGCAACTTCCGCAGCGATCTCACCACAACCAACAAGCAGCCAATTGCGATTTGCATCATTTGATGACACTTCTGTAGCTTTACTATTATTGTCACCTTGCTTCACTTTGTTCTTCACCACACGGTCACTTTCATCCAACTCCATTGTCACCTGATCATCAGAAGCTGTATTCTTTGGTGCATTGTCACAGTTTGATCCAGCCTGCTTTATACTAGAAATGGATAATACACCATGATCATCTGCATGTTTTTTCTGTACTAAACCTTTTCCATCTTTTGGTTCAGAACCTTTAGCAGGAGTTCCAGAAGATCTAATAGAAGCAACGTTTGCACTCTCTCTACTTGGCTTTGACCTGTTGCGCCGAACATATGCCTGGCTCTTCACTCCAAGGCGTGACAAACCAGAATCTTCaggtttttttgaatttttgtgaCCATCAGTAGGCAAGGTCTGCTTGGGTTGAGCTGCATTTAATCTTTTGGTTCCTCTTTTTACAACTTTCTCCTCTAATATGCCATTGTTATCTCCACCCAAAAGCATAAGATTGTCTGCTGTGTTGGTTTCGCGGCACAGTGAACTCCCTGGTTTCTCGCTACTCTCAATTGAATCTCCATGAGGAGATGCAGCAAAACTACCTTTAGCTTcactgcaattgaaggcaaacaaAAGGCTCCTAAGTGAAATTACGTTAATGCTAAATTGCAATCAAATGCTACATCAGGAAGCAATCGTTACCTTATCACATTTTGTTCGCCTATTTGATTTGTGAGAGAAGTGGAGTGTACACTGACGGTTGCTACATGGACAAATTTGAAATCCAATGGGTTGCCTCCCTGCGATAAACAGGAGTAAGTAGGtagaacaaaagaagaaaatccAATCTGAAAGATAACAAGATGCAAGCATACTTTCTCTAGAAATTCCAACTCTCTTTTCCGTTCTTCACGAACATCACACTCCTGCCTGAAGTTCATGAATCGCAATATAAGTCCTCCAGTTCCGTACCAATCATACAACAAAATGATCGAACATACCTGAGCTCCTCCTGAGCTTTCTCAATGGCTAGACTGCAGGGTGAAGATTTGGTACCAACACCATAATCAATAATTCCACCCATAGAGCACATCTCAGCATTTACCATTGAACGAAAGCGAAAGCAGGCATTGCCCGTGCATCACTGAAAGCATTAGTTCATTGCTGACGACACCAAGAAACGTATGTATCCTCCCCTCACGAATCACTACAAGCAAAATCCCACACAGACAACATAGAAAAGATAGTGTAAGTAAACcaagagaagaaaaaatgaTAGAACAATAGCAATGGTGTGACATTTACAGGTGGTGATTTACGACCATTATATATCTAGGCAGAAAACAGACAATGCTGCAGAGCTATCCTATTCGATCAATGTTACACTACATTTGAGCATGTGGGCAGCATATAAAAGCGCTGGGCGTATTTATCAGTGGCAAGAAACCAGAGCACCGCAGTTGAAACCATTAGCATCAAAGCAACGCAGAATGCATTAGAAGTCATCGTCGGCGGGCCGCGCCGGAGCTTCCCCTGACACTGGGTGCCCAGGCCCGAGCCTCCCCTATAACCACCCAACGCCTCAGGTAGCCATGGGATACCTACCCGGGTCCGAATGGGACCTAACCGGACGTGGAAAAGAGGATGTCACGTGTACCTCGGAGGCCCCGGCGCGCggagctagggttagggtttggagcGGAGGAGGCCGGGCAGCTGCGGAGCGGGGCCAGAGGGGTCAGAGGGGCACCGTGGAAGGCCTCCGGAGGATTGTGCAGCGGAGGCGGTCTTCGAGGCCGCTGCCGGAGGTGGTCGGGGCGGCGGTGAGTCGGGGCGGGAAGGAGGAAGGAGCGCGAGGACAGAGGAGCAGAGGCAGTTCACGCCTGTGCGTGCGTTGCGCTCTTGTccgggcggggcggggcggggcggccCGAGAGCGGGTCTCGTCTCGTCTCGTCTCGTCACGTGGTGCGGTCTGACCCGATCGCCGTGGTAGAGTGACTCGACCCCGCCGGGCTCCTTTTATATATATCCTGTGCCGGCGAACAATTGCAATTCTTGTGTGGTAGCAGCTTCAATTGAAATTCTTGTGTGATACAACTAGTAAATTATCCTGTACAACTGCTACAGCGGATGGATCGGCACCATAGGACGCTCAAAATAAGACTCGTTGTCTAAACATAGTGCAAATTGAAAGATTAATGCAAACTATGTGGTTCAAAGTGATACGTGTTGTTAACAGGCTGAAAAAGACCAAACATTTCACACCCATGCCATTGTACAGAGCAGATAATGCCAAACGCACACCCGAGGAAGCTCCTCTCTTCATTACATGTGAAACGCTAAGGTCTTCCATGATCCTTCTTATTGTCTCGTAGAAACGATACAACATCAATCAGAACTTCATCAGAACATTGAGCTAAGCATTGAAGAAAACACGACTAAAGAAGGAAATTATGTAAGGAGCTGCAACTTTGACTATAGATAAGCCGAGAATGTATACAACTCCTTAAAAACTTTACAGCTTCTGACTACCAGCCCTAATCCTcttaacaaaaaacaaaaacaaaaattgagaTCGTAATCTCAGCCACCTATAAGTTAGCCATGTCGCATTTGATCTTGCGATCTTCTCTTTTCCTTCCCtaagaaacaacaaaagaaattcCTGAGGTTGGCAACAAAATCAGCGAACCTAGATCACACGTCCCAGTTTCCTTTACACTGTACACGAGCTGGTGATCCTATGTTCAGCCGTTGAGCTTCGCCAGGAACTGGTTGAGATCATACTCGTCGGCATACTGTGACTGATCCCAAAGCTCATCCAGCCCGTTCATAATGGACTTCAAGCCCTTGCCACCAGATTTCCTCTTGGAATCTTTACTCTGGTCATCACTCGAAACGCTTGGGAGGACCGACGCCTGCATATGGGAGAGagaaatgattaaaaaaaacaagCCATTGCACGAGTTTCTCTAACTGGCAAAAATAAACTGCCCCAAGGGGTTACTTTTCTCGAAGCGGGGGTAGATGTGAACAGATCAAGTAGCTGGTCAGTGTTCATTGTCTTCAAGCTGGAGTTCTCAGCATTGATGACAGCATTGGCAACTGACACCTTGAACCTCTGCAGACTCATCACCTTCTCCTCAAGGGTACCACGCATGATGAGACGGTGAACATTCACCACTTTCCTTTGACCCAAACGATGTGCTCTGTCCATCGCCTATAAGAGCAGAATGGTATTACTTCATTTCAGGATATTACCGCAAGCCAAAAAGATCATGCACACAGACCAAGGATGCACTGAATCGAGCAGTGATTAATGACATTGGACTGCACATACTTCCATCAAATAACATATTACTACAAGTCAACCTCTTTAACAGCATTAAACTAGGGTGAAGAATGGAAATACACTTGGTCATCAAACGAC
This genomic interval carries:
- the LOC133885036 gene encoding chromatin modification-related protein EAF1 B-like isoform X2: MVNAEMCSMGGIIDYGVGTKSSPCSLAIEKAQEELRQECDVREERKRELEFLEKGGNPLDFKFVHVATVSVHSTSLTNQIGEQNVISEAKGSFAASPHGDSIESSEKPGSSLCRETNTADNLMLLGGDNNGILEEKVVKRGTKRLNAAQPKQTLPTDGHKNSKKPEDSGLSRLGVKSQAYVRRNRSKPSRESANVASIRSSGTPAKGSEPKDGKGLVQKKHADDHGVLSISSIKQAGSNCDNAPKNTASDDQVTMELDESDRVVKNKVKQGDNNSKATEVSSNDANRNWLLVGCGEIAAEVASAETPDANSKVVIRPCYSSASTHDERESCAGDEKADDVHLDRHMAHIHVGELDNRSIVPVCAVEASNIQKNAVDLPFESTINIVYDHADGNINLVATKIDGKSHEDLHSSAHSNKVLKESGQSEAFSRATSVKENSNPVQPEASNIVHVKDEMEVCAQEDTGCLSSGRNMNIEESPASDGKNVCLGGSNSARPIAVCADFPNHLPDAMPSLKNDDSNVESGIKKSGENLNKMAKKAYEDSILRNARVIEANVKRAGERSLCNISLEKRRKGHWGFVLEEMTWMANDFVQERLWKSVAAAQVSHWITSDGRAKFEEASIQRKQKTIMKSLAKGIISFWRSAEALQTADRTVKIMQEQNSTMLEETKPSGIKAEQEHGNESLEAKESKQPQQSKIQDYAVRFLEYNSRAAGSLVLAEAPPTPDRLNDFGILKVSDQLAEESLFYTVPSGAMLAYRESVESLFEYHKKIGNAELKDDYEASVCDSAADFPQENIYEEDDGDTCTYLSAEAYDSGFLSKMSHKKKNIMHQRISSARPYEIGTNVPYGSCLESKSGNRPLLSNGKRPTSFLTIPAKRIRTAARQRVVSPFHAGASGPPEVTSKTDVSSGDTNSYQDDQSSLHGGSLPWRNSDFESTVDFDRQLPYDAGEVCTKANKKKKLKKPGYKTAQNAASSCVLAAVKFQGRMYDQRLHVDLITKYDQKDYLKKRSEIQQYDSNGSIAIGGQHASKKLKMMKQGIDISNEASPVPSQMSNMANPARFIKIIANRDRGRKCKALKMASSGGWSSFEDQALVVLVHDMGQNWELVCDAINSIVQFKSVHRQPKECKERHKALMDRSSGDGADSAEDSGSSQHYHSSLPGIPKGSARQLFERLQGPFEEENLKAHFEKIILLMQQVHSRRRQGNSQELKPIIQTHSSHVIALSQACPNNLSGGTLTPLDLCDEISPNLDAITPGSVYPGSQTNGLTLPNHQGSVGPTTPISNLNSRLPGSPGMVLGSNLPSPSTLNTPRDAQKYGVPRPISLQGDEQPKIQYNQMISGRNLQQPGGSVPGAFPAGVDRGARNVPGAHGTGMMAGHRGMPASKAGFPRISSPGMLNVVPSGNLLPNSGQGMPSAVNVHPGAISGPGNSILRPRDPMQILRPGQSMEERRQMPDFNMQVSQGSSQTVHFSSMNPSFSNVAASSPVQLPQQPNQMSQPLHMLENPDHSQIQGTNSSPQQRAYAMRLAKERPMQQRMLPQQHSDLSGASAVPSVQSGSQILQQNQASAVNLVPCSQPQHQRQQAAQNLPDGSSSPNQPSGTTLQKQKKQQGQQQSRQNQQQRNQGSQQAKLMKSLGRGNMLVPQTPPVDSMPADAVLTPSKKHMPDKKLMQHGQRFFPANTSPTPSMPQPVNQPKQYTSLPQSPKQLPDIGSQGSMQGSSNQPLLASQQPLLHSNLTLTTHQQQRQINPSQNGIQRTMMQQNRQLNSECRTDSHIDQVQHNQMVPTTSIPQSTDSGSPILSSVDQQKHESSNNPSLVTSSSKLLSSPKDTSFGNETLLPSSSQDVLQTQISGGFPMRGQGVGGQWNQQARQQLQSQHQQRPVIQGSIYAPSNSGPG